From Marinitoga sp. 1197:
GGAATAATAAAATTAGAGACAAAAAAACATTTAAAATGGCATAGTTATAATGGATATGAAGATAAAAATTGTAAAGAGTGTAAAATATTACCTTTGTGTCATGGAGGTTGTAGAAATGCAGCGCTGCATGGGACCAAAGGATGTCCTGAGGAAAAACGTGAAACAGAAAGTTTTATAAAATTATGGTACAAAGTAAAAAAATCTGAGAAAAAGCTGGTGGTAAAATGAAACCATCAGCGTATAATCAATTAATAGAAAAAAATGATGGAAGCCTTCTTTTGTTTAATGGAATAACAAATGCTATATTAAAAGTAGAAAAAGAACATGTTGAAAAAATAAAAAAGATATTATCCGGTGAAATAAAAGAAGAACCAGAAATCCTGAAAAAAGGTGGATTTATAATAAAAGAAGATAAGGATGAATTGAGCGAAATAATAGCTAAATATAAAAGATTTCAATTCTCAGATAAATATTATCATTTAACTATAACAATGACAACAAGCTGTAATTTTAATTGCAAATATTGTTATCAGAGCCAGGCAAAAGAAATAAGCATAAAACCGTTTAAGATTAGAAATATAAAAGAAAATACCATAGATTCAATAATAACGCTGGTAAAAGATAAAATAGAAGAAAAAAAACCAGAGGTATTCAGTGTAACTTTCTGGGGTGGCGAGCCGTTATTGGAAAAGGAAAAAATAATATACATAAGTAAAAAAATTAAAAATATATGTGAGATAGAAGCAGTAAAATACGATTCGTTTATAATAACAAATGGATATTTGCTTAATGAAAAAACAATAAATGATTTGAAAAATGCTGGAATAGAAAAATTAATAATAACGCTCGATGGAATAGAAGAAACACATGATAAATTAAGAATATTAAAAAATGGAAAAGGAACATTTGAAAGAATATATGAAAATATAAAAATGGCAACAAAAAAAATATTTGTAAAAATAAGGATAAATGTGTTTCCACATAATATAAATAGTATAAAAAAGTTAATAGATAAGATATCCGAAGATAAATTAAAGATAGAAATTGACTTAAGGCAAGGAGAAACAACAAACAATAACAAACTAAAATCATTTACTTTAAAAGAATTTGCAAAAACAGAAAGTGAATTATATAATTATATAATAGAAAAGATAGAATATTATAACTATAATCCATTTTTAAAGATAAATCAGGCAAGATGTGATGCTACTAGTATAAATTCATTAGTAATAGATGCTGATGGGAAATTATACAAATGTTGGGGAGAAATAGGAGGTATTTCCAAAGAAATAGGTGAATTAAAAGAGAATGGAAAAATAGAATTAAATTATAGAAAAAACATATGGATTGCAATAGACCCATTTGATGAGGAATGTAAAAAATGTAAAGTATTGCCATATTGCATGGGAGGATGCATATTAGGAAAAGTTATGGCAGAAAAATACGGAGTAATAGAACACGGACGAGAAAGGTGCTTGCCGATAAAGTATAATTTAAAAGATATGATATTATTAACAGAAAAAACACATGGGAGGCGAAAAAATGGAATTCGTAAATG
This genomic window contains:
- a CDS encoding radical SAM/SPASM domain-containing protein, producing the protein MKPSAYNQLIEKNDGSLLLFNGITNAILKVEKEHVEKIKKILSGEIKEEPEILKKGGFIIKEDKDELSEIIAKYKRFQFSDKYYHLTITMTTSCNFNCKYCYQSQAKEISIKPFKIRNIKENTIDSIITLVKDKIEEKKPEVFSVTFWGGEPLLEKEKIIYISKKIKNICEIEAVKYDSFIITNGYLLNEKTINDLKNAGIEKLIITLDGIEETHDKLRILKNGKGTFERIYENIKMATKKIFVKIRINVFPHNINSIKKLIDKISEDKLKIEIDLRQGETTNNNKLKSFTLKEFAKTESELYNYIIEKIEYYNYNPFLKINQARCDATSINSLVIDADGKLYKCWGEIGGISKEIGELKENGKIELNYRKNIWIAIDPFDEECKKCKVLPYCMGGCILGKVMAEKYGVIEHGRERCLPIKYNLKDMILLTEKTHGRRKNGIRK